CTATTGTGTCCTTAGGTTCATACGGACCTTTTTTATTTGGTTAATCCGTTTTACTCCTTGAGCAAGCACTACATACGTGCCAATTCAAGAAATAACACGTGACATTGCCAGAGAGAAATAAGCAATTTATTTATGGCAAAAAAATCAACCGTTGCACGGTCATTACGAAAACCAAAATTTAGCACCCGCAAAGTTAATCGGTGTTTTCGCTGTGGTCGCACGAGAGGTTTTATG
The Candidatus Nomurabacteria bacterium genome window above contains:
- a CDS encoding type Z 30S ribosomal protein S14, coding for MAKKSTVARSLRKPKFSTRKVNRCFRCGRTRGFMGDFGLCRICFRELANEGKIPGIRKSSW